A window of Panicum virgatum strain AP13 chromosome 8K, P.virgatum_v5, whole genome shotgun sequence contains these coding sequences:
- the LOC120643960 gene encoding putative clathrin assembly protein At1g33340, giving the protein MKVFKGKIWAAIGSLMDHAAGTASTAKAASSAAAVPDRALLADIEAAVERCTGGGGAGGDDRHVHEILFLVSNAPGAITFLSRRITARLEAARAPAAALRSLLLVHRLLRAGDRYFEQDLRGLWASRDLRVDAPRCSCSPLAAGTSYFGAGAAVATGACAFVHGYSAYLEERMQWVINQAGNLEPARPPPNHDGGGKPPPPPSSSSSSHDADAETLLFKLAMCQKLLDLAIQLLPDNNTSACAAARSAFGIVLRESFKVYDAFTEGLDAVLLRSRSLAGLSKPLRVSAHEILKKACTQTPDLKEFYHKCKRSSASKSLEYPLVRVVTPAQAAAVEMMLPMPIPEEDDGQEAEPQAEAEAGDGGGSPFARKMETTISTVWVEFEEDEKLIPGDDHSWSPEPKS; this is encoded by the coding sequence ATGAAGGTGTTCAAGGGCAAGATTTGGGCAGCCATCGGGTCACTCATGGACCACGCCGCGGGCACAGCGTCTACCGCCAaggcggcctcctcggccgccgcaGTCCCTGACCGGGCTCTCCTCGCCGACATCGAGGCGGCCGTGGAGCGGTGCACCGGGGGCGGgggtgccggcggcgacgaccgcCACGTCCACGAGATCCTCTTCCTCGTCTCCAACGCGCCGGGCGCCATCACCTTCCTCTCCCGCCGCATCACGGCGCGCCTCgaggccgcgcgcgccccggccgccgcgctccgctcGCTGCTCCTCgtccaccgcctcctccgcgccggcgaCCGCTACTTCGAGCAGGACCTCCGCGGCCTCTGGGCGTCCCGCGACCTCCGCGTCGACGCGCcacgctgcagctgctccccgctcgccgccggcacctcctacttcggcgccggcgcggcggtcgCCACGGGCGCCTGCGCCTTCGTCCACGGCTACTCGGCCTACCTCGAGGAGCGCATGCAGTGGGTGATCAACCAGGCCGGCAACCTGgagcccgcgcggccgccgcccaaccacgacggcggcggcaagcccccacccccgccctcctcctcctcctcctcccacgacgccgacgccgagacGCTCCTGTTCAAGCTCGCCATGTGCCAGAAGCTGCTCGACCTCGCCATCCAGCTGCTGCCGGACAACAACAccagcgcctgcgccgccgcccggtcgGCCTTCGGCATTGTGCTCCGGGAGAGCTTCAAGGTCTACGACGCCTTCACGGAGGGCCTCGACGCCGTGCTGCTGCGGTCGAGGAGCCTCGCCGGGCTGAGCAAGCCGCTGAGGGTCTCGGCGCACGAGATACTCAAGAAGGCGTGCACCCAGACGCCGGACCTCAAGGAGTTCTACCACAAGTGCAAGAGGAGCAGCGCGAGCAAGAGCCTCGAGTACCCTCTCGTCAGGGTCGTCACGCcggcgcaggccgccgcggTGGAGATGATGCTCCCCATGCCGATCCCGGAAGAAGACGACGGCCAGGAAGCAGAGCcgcaggcggaggcggaggccggcgacggcggtggttcGCCGTTTGCGCGCAAGATGGAGACGACGATCAGCACGGTCTGGGTTGAGTTCGAGGAAGATGAAAAGCTGATACCCGGTGACGATCACTCCTGGTCTCCTGAGCCAAAAAGCTAG